A section of the Archocentrus centrarchus isolate MPI-CPG fArcCen1 unplaced genomic scaffold, fArcCen1 scaffold_45_ctg1, whole genome shotgun sequence genome encodes:
- the cnga1b gene encoding cyclic nucleotide-gated channel rod photoreceptor subunit alpha has translation MAKVTPLLPHQVSRLTPPSIVLQDMDEEEPGETSQQHRDTKETGAGLLFNANNSNNNEEEEEKKKKKKEKKERKEKKEKEKQEKKERKQKEKEEKEKAKEKEKEKEKEKEKEKEKEKEKPPKEITVIDPAGNMYYYWLGVITVPVMYNWTLIIARACFEELQTDYLIFWFILDFLADLTYLGDMVFRTRTGYLEQGLLVKDEQKLRERYMKSFQFKIDLVSMIPTDIFYFVLGVTYPEIRLNKLFRFNRMMEFFQRTETRTNYPNVLRISNLVMYILIIIHWNACLYYSFSKAIGFGSDRFVYPDPKDPEFGRLVRKYAYSMYWSTLTLTTIGETPPPVENSEYFFVVTDFLVGVLIFATIVGNVGSMITNMNAARADFQARIDAIKQYMSFRKVTKDLEKRVIKWFDFLWTNKKAVDEREVLKYLPDKLRAEIAINVHLDTLKKVRIFADCEAGLLVELVLKLQPQVYSPGDYICKKGDIGREMYIIKEGKLAVVADDGVTQFVVLSDGSYFGEISILAIKGSKAGNRRTANIRSIGYSDLFCLSKDDLMEALTEYPDAKALLEEKGRQILMKDGLLDLEVAAQGPDPKEIEEKVDRMTSNLDALQTRYARLLAEHEATHSKLKHRVTRLEKKLVPPPQAEPSGDAPPPTPETQATKEEEK, from the exons ATGGCTAAAGTAACTCCGTTACTCCCACACCAAGTCTCCAGGTTAACTCCACCCTCTATCGTTCTACAAGATATGGATGAGGAGGAGCCAGGTGAAACCAGCCAGCAGCACAG aGACACTAAAGAAACGGGAGCAGGGCTTCTCTTCAAtgccaacaacagcaacaacaatgaaGAGga agaggagaagaagaaaaagaagaaggagaagaaagagaggaaggagaagaagga gaaagaaaaacaggagaagaaggagaggaaacagaaggagaaagaagagaaggagaaggccaaggaaaaggagaaggagaaggagaaagagaaggagaaggagaaggagaaggagaaggagaagcc TCCCAAGGAGATCACAGTGATTGATCCTGCAGGAAACATGTACTACTACTGGCTGGGTGTTATCACTGTTCCTGTCATGTACAACTGGACTCTGATTATAGCCAG GGCGTGTTTTGAGGAGTTGCAGACTGACTACTTGATCTTCTGGTTCATCCTGGACTTCTTAGCAGACCTCACCTACCTTGGTGACATGGTTTTCAGAACCAGGACTG GGTACCTGGAGCAGGGTTTGCTGGTGAAGGACGAGCAGAAGCTACGTGAACGGTACATGAaaagcttccagttcaaaataGACCTGGTATCCATGATTCCCACTGACATCTTCTACTTTGTCCTTGGAGTCACTTACCCCGAGATCCGCCTCAACAAACTCTTCAGGTTTAACAG GATGATGGAGTTCTTCCAGCGGACAGAGACCAGGACAAACTACCCCAATGTTCTTCGTATCTCCAACCTCGTCATGtacatcctcatcatcatccactGGAACGCCTGCCTCTACTACTCCTTCTCCAAGGCCATTG gtttcgGTTCTGACAGGTTTGTGTATCCCGACCCGAAAGATCCAGAATTTGGTCGTCTGGTGAGGAAGTATGCCTACAGCATGTACTGGTCCACGCTGACACTCACTACCATTGGAGAAACGCCACCACCTGTAGAGAACTCTGAGTACTTCTTTGTGGTCACTGACTTTCTG GTGGGTGTGCTGATTTTTGCTACCATCGTCGGTAACGTTGGCTCCATGATCACTAACATGAACGCTGCCAGAGCCGACTTCCAAGCTCGCATCGATGCCATCAAACAGTACATGAGTTTCCGAAAG GTAACAAAAGACCTGGAGAAGCGAGTGATCAAATGGTTTGACTTCCTGTGGACCAATAAGAAAGCAGTGGATGAGAGGGAAGTGTTGAAATACCTGCCTGACAAACTGAGAGCCGAGATCGCCATCAACGTCCACCTGGACACCCTGAAGAAG GTCCGTATTTTTGCAGACTGCGAGGCCGGCCTGTTGGTGGAGCTGGTGCTGAAGCTGCAGCCTCAGGTCTACAGCCCAGGAGACTACATCTGTAAGAAAGGCGACATTGGCAGAGAGATGTACATCATCAAGGAGGGAAAACTTGCTGTGGTTGCTGATGACGGTGTCACGCAGTTTGTTGTTCTCAGCGATGGGAGCTACTTTGGAGAGATCAGCATTCTCGCCATCAAAG GCAGTAAGGCAGGAAACAGGAGGACAGCTAACATCAGGAGCATCGGGTACTCCGACCTCTTCTGCCTTTCCAAAGATGACCTGATGGAAGCCCTGACAGAGTATCCTGATGCTAAAGCTCTGCTCGAGGAGAAGGGAAGGCAGATTCTAATGAAGGATGGGCTGCTGGACCTCGAG GTGGCAGCGCAGGGCCCCGACCCCAAAGAGATCGAGGAGAAGGTGGACCGGATGACAAGCAATCTGGACGCCCTGCAGACCCGCTACGCCCGGCTGCTGGCCGAGCACGAAGCCACTCACAGCAAGCTCAAACACAGAGTCACCCGGCTGGAGAAGAAGCTGGTGCCGCCCCCACAAGCTGAGCCGTCAGGTGATGCTCCACCCCCAACACCTGAGACACAGGCAACCAAAGaagaggagaagtaa